One Primulina eburnea isolate SZY01 chromosome 4, ASM2296580v1, whole genome shotgun sequence genomic window, TCTAGACCCTCTTGCAGAACCAAGAATGTGTTCATGGTCAAAACGAACACAATCATGAGAACTTAATAGTGTCAGGGAGAGTCTTGTGTGAAGTATATCACAATTTACACAAACGGCTGTACAGTTTAAAGAAATCACGTCTACTGTCAACCAGTGAATTAATATGCTTATACAAAGGAAGGTTCAAAGGGTAACACCTACATATCCTATGCAAGACTCAAATATTGAACTTTATCATAAAATCCTTTCATATAACTTTCAATTTCCATTCatgtgggagattgttggattAAATGTATTGGGTTGTGAGGTTCATGGACTTTCCATGTGAGTGAATGGAAATTTAGGATGATGGGTTTGTACCACATCGGAAAAATAAAGTGGTATAGGGGATGTGCCAAGGCCAGAAAACCACACCGAAATCCACTTTCTCATACGTCTCTGAATTCTGCTACTGCCTCTTTGCTGCGCTTCTGCTCCTACTTCGTCCACTTATAAAGTTCAGGTACTGTTTTGTTCACTATCATAGTGATTTGTGCGACATCACTGCTGTTCTGCCCGTTGTATCTTGAGAAACAGACGTCCGCTTAAACCTCGAAGCACATACCGGAGGGGGCAAATATGTTTTAAGAAAACTGTATACGCTACATGCCTCGGTTTGGTTTTGCTTTCCTTTGCACGATAATCATACTCTAAACAACAcacttttttttaatgaaattctTCTATTAAAAGGTAAATATAGTTTGTTACAAATACACTGGGCATACCCAGGGAAAAGTAGTTAAACTAACCCACGATGTCAACTAAATGACCAAATTCGAAATTTACATTATAATGCATAAAATAAGAACGAAGCTGCAAATAACCATTACAACGTTTCATACTTCTTTATGTGATTGAAGTTTCCGGAGTGCTTTCCAACATCCATGGCAAACCTCTTGGAGCATCCCATTCTCTAATTTGTATAACCTCGGTAGCCAACGCATAAATCGCACAAAAGATATCTTCAACAATGAAGATCCAAACCTACATCACCGCAATTTGTATACCAAGCAATTTGAATTTTCCTAACAACCCTATCACAGGGCACCATATCATCATCAAACAATTTACGGTTTCGCATGTCCCGAATGAAGTAAATTGTAGCTGCGATGGCTGCAATTCGCATCTTTTCAACTCTAGATGAACCTCGGTAAGTACTTCTAAAAGCTGCAAGTAAGGCAGTAGCTGAACCCATTGTTTTCCTTAAGCCCAACCATTCCCTAACTCTATTCCACACATACTTTGTAAGTGGGCATTGAAAGAACAAATGGTCAAAAGATTCCACAAATTGATTGCAAAGGACACAGACCTTATCTAATACATATGGTTGACGGTCTTTATTGAGGAATTTTTGATGAGCGAATAACCACAAAGAAAATCTATGCTTTGAGATGGTATTACTTTTCCAAACCAGCGGTTTCCACGGCCAGATTAGTTGATTAGGGGAGAACCAAAGATATGCTTTAAGAAGAGAATTTGTTCCCTCGTTCCAACCACTCAGCATAGCCTTCGCTTCATCAGTCGAGCCCATACTCGGAGTTAGCTTATCTCTGTTAACCAAAAATTTCAACAGAGGTGAGTCATCTCGCTTAGGTTTCCAGCTCCAAAAGTCATTGAAGTAATAGAGATTAACCCATTTGATCCACAAGGTGTCTTTTTTCTCATGTATGTTCCAAAGCACCTTTGAGAGAAGTGCTTTGTTCCAAGCTCTAAGGTCACGAAGTCCCAACCTTCCACTCTCAATAGGTCTACAAATTTTTTTCCAAGAAATGGAAGGCTGTTTTGACAACCAAAAAAAAGAACGACATAAACCATATATTTTCTCAATCACTCCATCCGGCAATGGCAAGATAGACATCCAGTAGCATTCTACTCCCTGGAGCACTGATCGGATAAGTTCCAATCTGACTATATGCGAAAGAGATTTTCGAGGCCACGCATTAATTTTGCTCGAAAGCTTATCAAGTAATGGGGAGTAGTATGATATTCTCAATAACTCCTTGAGACTATCAACTATTATGCTCACGCTCCCAATATCACCTCTAGAAAATAACAAGAGGTCATCTGCATACGCTAAGTGTGTAATCCGCAGTGGCTCACATTTTGGATGATAATTAAAGTCAGGTAAACAAGCTGCAGTAGATAATGATCTCGAAAACATCTCAAGACAGATAGAAAACAAGTAGGGTGATAACGGATCACCTTGTCGAAGGCCTCTATTCCCAGCGAAAAAACCATGTAATTTTCCATTGATTGACACTTAAAACGAAGAGGTGGACACACATTCCATAATCCAAGACGAGAAAATTTCAGGGAATTCCAATATTCGCAAAGCTTCAGCCAAGAAGCCCCAATGAACGGTGTCATAAGCTTTCTGGAGATCGATTTTCATAATGGATCTCGGAGAAGTTGTCTTTCTGTTGTATTTTATAAATAGTTCTTGTGCCAGGTGTATGTTATCCACAATTGATCTGTCTTTAATGAATGCCGTTTGAGCATCATTTATAAGCATACCCAATACTTTACAAAGTCGGTTGGCTAGTATTTTAGATATGATCTTGTAGAATACGTTGCAACATGAGATTGGTCTATAGTCACCTACCGAGTTGGCAAGTGTAGATTTTGGCACAAGAAGGAATGATTCCATTGCTTTAATAAACATTCATTGGTGAAGAATTCAGTAACCGCATCAATAACATCACTACCAGTCACGTCACatgattttttgaaaaaagCAGATCCAAAGCCATATGGACCCGGCGATTTATCATCATCTATGTCAAACAACGCTTCTTTGATTTCTTGCTCGGAAGTAATGGAAACAAGCATAGATATCCACTCCTGCAGAACCACTGCACCTTTCCCATATTGGCAATCCAAATTTTGATGTCTCCTGGAATCCGTGACCTATCAAGTTCTTGTAATAGTTAACAAATTCAGTCGATATCCGTAGATACACGCCCATCCATCTTTGTTAGAGCCAAAATCGTGTTTTTCTTTTTATTCCTTTTGATCAAATCGTGGAAGAATTTGGAGCATCTGTCCCCCAATCGAAGATAGTCGCCTTTAATTTTTAAGGAAGAACAATCTTTCCGCCTCTGCCAGGTGTTCAGCCATTACCCTTAATCGTTTAATGTCTTTCACTGTGGTACCCCCATTTAAGGAAGAACAATCTTTCCGCCTCTGCCAGGTGTTCAGCCATTACCCTTAATCGTTTAATGTCTTTCACTGTGGTACCCCCAGTCAATACTCTTTTATGCTCATTCTATAGTTTGTCCCTTGCCAACTTAGCCCTATTAGAAATGTAACTGAAGTGTCTATTGTTCAAGCCCTTCAACGGAGTTTTCAGCCTGCTAAGTTTATGTTTTAACAAGTATTGTGATGTCCCATACATATCTGTAtcccaattgtttctcaccAGATCCAAGAAATTTACACGAAGAGTCCACATGTTGAGAAATTTAAAGCTGTTGTTTTTACTTTTATCTGCCACCTTCATTGCGACGATGTAACAAGAATGGTCTGAAATGCAACCTGGAGTCAGGTATTCAACAAACGCATTAATGTTATGACAGAGCCAAGCATTGTTAACCATCACTGTATCAAGTTTAGAGCAAATCGTGGTATTCAACTAGGTGAAAAAACATCCAACACCATGCAAATCCAATAATTCAAGAGATGACACGCAATCTTCAAAGTCAGTAGTTTCATAAGGTTTGATAAGAACCCTGTCTTTTTTATCATCCGGTGATAGGTAGCAGTTAAAATCCCCCATCACAATCCATGGGTAAACAATTCCAGCCCCAACTCGCTTGATAGattctcatagaggtttacgAGCTTTGACAGAGTGTAGCCCATAAACAATCGTTGCAAAGAATTGTTCAGACGTACTGATGCATTCAATCTTCACATGGATAAATTGATCATTCATGTCTAAGAGGGATATATTTGCAACACAAGAATTCCACAGTAACAAAGTTCTCATTTTAGGGGGAGTCgttgaaatattattcaaaaaTAACATACGTGGAAATCGTAGTCTAATGACTTTTTCAAGTGTCTCCATTTGTAACTTCGTTTCCAGAGGCAGAGAATGTCCAAATTATTCAATTTGATGAGACTTTGTATGCTTTTCTGCTTCAGAGGTTTGTTAAAACCTCTAATATTCCAGCAGGCTATCTTCATGGGCAACCGAAGGCTGTTTTGGGTAGCCGCACCTCAgatgatttttttttgaaaaatatgctCCCGCTTCCAATATTAGCCACTGGTGAATTAGAATTAGGATCTATGGGGATAAATTTTGTTTCCATAGAGCTAGACCCACATTCTGACTTTGAAACATTCACCGCTTTCTCAAAGTgtatcttgttcttgaatcttttctTCTTATTCGATACAGTCTTCCATTCTTCCTTATCCTGTATTTCCACAAGGGACAAGGTAACCTCAATGTCTTCACTGTCAAACATGTAGTTAACATCAAGGCCCTCTCtgatttcattctcatcttgtGAATAACCATCTTCATCAGCAAAGTTCGGTAGACCAATTTCTATTTTCGGGCTAAGTGGTAGAGTAGTCTCAATATCATGCTGACCCATCTGTGAATGAGTCTTTGTAGGATGTTCCGGGTCAGATTGAGAGGGGTAGCCAAATTTTTTGTGCCACTCGGTTATGGTTCAACCATAAGTTTATTAGgaatgatatatatttttatgccCTCCTTCATCTTTTCCCCTGCAGGAGCACGTTGTTTTTGATATCCATGCGATTTATTTCGTTGTGAGTTGATTTCCAGCATAATCTGCCCCACACATATCCGCAATATGTCCCAAGGAACGACATTTATCACAAAATTTTGGACCCAATTCATATTTGAACTTAACCAATGTCTTCTTACCGGTCGACAATTTGACGTTGTATTCCCATACTCTTGGTTTTTTTGCATCAATCTCAACTAAAACTCTTGCATATGTAGTGCCCTTCTTGGATAAGTAAGTATGTCTGTGTGAATTGGTTTTCCAATAACCGAGAAAATTTTACTCAAGGCAGGTTTTGTCCAGCAGTCTGCAGGGAGCCCAAAGATCTGCACCCAAGAAGGTAGAACACCATGTCCTCCTTGGTGAACAGGAAGCAGCTTGGCAATTTCTTGAAAAGCAACTGTCTTCCTAAAATCGTATAGGGTCCTCCATCTAGTACTCTTTCTCGTTCTAATTCATTAGGAAATTGAAACTTGATCCACCCGTTATCCTTAAACAAGAACTCAACATTTCCACCCCATCCTTTGATAAAATTAAGCACTGCAAAAGGGCTAAGGCGAGGACCCATAACATAGCCAACGAGGCAATATCCAAAAGATTTTTCCACCGAGTCAATCTCTTCGATACCAATTTCCACCTCTCCCACCGGTGGAGCAATGAAATTAAGCATTGAAGCTTCGATTAGACTTCTATTATCTTTGAATAGGCTAGCAAAAGATTTTATCCCATGTTTCTTTTGAGCATTAGTTCCATCACCATCCACCTTGCTGGATTCATCAGTATTCTGTTCTTTGTGCATGGCTTTATCACACTCAGCAGCATCTTCCATTCTGGCAAAAAAACAAACACCTAGTGTGCAGGGAGTAAATTGTAAATATTTTTACACAACACCGGAGACAAGCACAAGCAACCAGACACGAAATACGTCTCAGCTAATCTCCAAGTAGCCCACTAAAACAGGCAAGAGAGCCCAAAGTCGATTGAATTCAAAAGGTCGAAAAACAAGAGCCCCCACAGTTTGCGAAGCTTCACTTTTCGTTTTTCAGGTTCATGTGGTCCTGCTTTATCTTTACGAGTTCATTTTTACGCTACTGTTATTAGCATTTTATCTAACACTTTTTGAATACCGCATGCCCCCGTCCGACTGGATTTTCTCCAGTACAACAACAATAAAGTTGAAACGACTTTTGTTGAAGTTGTCAAAAGTCCCAAACCAGTATCCAACATGCTTCActatcatatcaataagaaagACATACTCATCAGGAACTTCAATCTTCTTGAATGATGGCTTGTATGTCATCTCAGAAATCTTGTCCAAGCACTGACCAAATCTTCCGTATTAAGCTCTGGAACTTCCTCAACTCCTCCACGGGACAGTTGGAACTTAAGAATGATATTATCAGAGGTGATTGAAAATTCTTGCCCCTTCACCTCAACCTTGATTTCGTCCTTTTCTTCAGACGCTACAGCCGTCCGAAAGAACTCGTTCACTGCTGGTTTTATATGTCTCAAAACCATATATCGTTTCAGTCCTGTAGAGATCAGAAATCCCATTTCATTTTTCAAGCCATCATTAGCATCGGATTCGAGGCTCTCAAAATCAATGAACTAATTGTGAAGATAGTGTCATTTAGTTGATTAGAAATGAACGAAGAAGAACGGATGCTTTGAGAGATATATGCTTTTTGAAAATCCTTGTTTATATGAGATACATGCAGAATAAATTATTAAGCAAAATTTCACATATAAACGCTCAAACAATTCAACATGATTTATGAGATCAAAACTGTACGaataaaagatttaataaatattGTGCTACCGATTCAAATTCTTTTATTTCAAGTAATAATATTCCCAATTTTATACAAAAAGGTGTGTTCACTTTTACCAACTGTTGAATTTTTTTCCCTTTCAAGTAGGTCTGCATGACTGAAACAAGTTAGAACTTAATATTACCAATAAAAACCCTGATGCTAGGAGATTTTGGTTATTTTGACTCCAAGGGTTTGTTGTTCTTACCTGATTAAtagtttgacaaaaaattgtgtgagacggtctcacgggtcgtattttacgagacggatctcttatttgggtcatcaatgaaaaaatattactttttatgctaaaagtattactttttattgtgaatatcggtagggttgaacCGTCTcagagataaagattcgtgagagaccgtctcacaagagacctattaattatttggcaaaaacttgtgtgagacggtctcacgggtattattcgtgagacggatcttttatttgggtcacccatgaaaaagtatcactttttatgctaagagtattactttttattgtgaatatgggtagggttgatccgtctcacagattatgatccgtgagacggtctcacatgagactcactcttaataTTTTCATGAACATAAATCCAAAACATTTAGCGaaggtttttaaaattttcaagatCCCTGAAATCGCTTATAATTTTCTTGAGATCTTTAAACCCCTTTGAAGAATTTAAAATGAATCTGAGACACTTAGAAGGTTTTATCATTACCGCGGAATAATAGAGATGTATTCGAAAGATAGAATGGTGCGCGTAAAATGGTACGATATAAGCATATTATATAGGAAAAAAGAActaataacaataaaaatattcaCAATCCAATCATTTGTTGATAGTTCATGTTTTGTTCGTGaatgtattttgaatattttaatgaTAATTTCACGCAAAGACATTTCATTGATTTAACTTTAGACTTCATAGACTACAGATGTTCTGATCTTGAAGACCACTGAATTTATTGAAAATACGAGGTTACAAGATGTACAAATAGGTCATTTTCAACCACAAAATCTATtttggtataaattttatattaaaataatgcgATTTCTGTAGCAAATACAACATCTATCTTCAACTCAATTACTTCAAATCTTAtaccaaaaaaaatattctcgaaatattctttttattttatttcaaatctttCAAGTTGCATTTGTATTTCAATAATATGTTTCAATTTAGTTATAAAAAGGCAGCAATTCAGATTAAACATTTTGCTCGCTGTTCACAATTTATAATGCTGGATTTTTTGTTGGTTTTGTCAAAATTTCGGCTCTATTTGATGGTCTTAATCGGCATTAGTCCCatatttgttattatttatCATTGATTAAACATTTGGACTTTTTCACATCATCGTTCCGAAGTTTGTCACTTCTTTCTACTTAGTGTATTGAAATTTAAATAGAATAGGTCTCTTGTAAGacagtctcatgaatctttatctgtgagatgggtcaatcctaacgatattcacaataaaaaataatactcttagcataaaaattaatactttttcatggatgactcaaataaaaaattcgtCTTACGAAATTGATccttgagaccgtctcacaagaatttttatgatttaaatattgcTTCAAGGTGCGAGTTAGGGTTATATCCATATAAATTGATAAGAATGACCGAATCACAGCATTTTAAGATTCGCAAAACgtactattttttttaagatcacaacataaaattttaattttttaattgtttaaacaaGTTAAAAGTtgtaatttgattaaaatttcaCACAAAATATGAAAATGGTCTAAGATTTTCAAGATGGCAGAAATAAGCACGAAAATATATAATCGTTTGTGCCAGAATAAAACGTACAGATAGATGCACACATGTAGAAgaataaataaagaaaaaagagCACTCTTGCTGAAAGTAAACGTACAAATTTTCATCTGACTTGTTGACTCAAGGTAACAAATTTATTGCACAAATTGAAAGCCAAAATCAGAATCAGCTTCAAGATAAAAACTTGAATAAATATGAGAATCCAGGCAGGACTTCAACAAGAAGACGAGAATATGAGTTCATGCAAAAGACGTACAATAGATAAATTTCCAATCTCTGGACAACGCAAGCTCGATTTTATCCCATTAGGCAGCAATCTGACCGAATAGGCTCTTCCGGATCTGTAATTTCCATACAAGTAATGATAAAGTAAAGATAATGCTTAAGCTAACATGCAACAGCTAACAAAAAACAGCCAACGAGAAAACTAAGAGCAGCACCTTATCTTACAAGGGTTCTATATCAAAACAGAATCTGGAATAGTTTAAAGACGATGAGAACATGTTTTAGCATTTATATGTAAGTATACAAGTTACAGAGGTGCTTTTGGGTATTTTGCTGTATTATGTGTTCCACTTCAATTCTTCAATTAATATCCTCCAAAACAAGATAGAAACCCATCCATCCCCATCAATATTTAGAGAGACGTGAATTTTTGAATCCATCAATATTTTTTGAGAGCCAAACCCTAGTTCCTAATGAGAGTAAAGAGCCAACGAATTCATGACGTCAGGGAAAATGCCAAGGTAAAATACCAGGGAAACAATAGCAACAGAGAGATTTAGTGACACCACAACATCCCTTTTTCTCTATCCTTAAGAGTTCTTACTTGACTCCTACTAACTAAAAAATATATGTTTCAAAGAGATGCAATAAAATAAGAAATCATAAGGCAGGAATCTACACAAAGAGTGATTCTTTTATCCGTATGGGAAAGAACGAGATTGCTGGACAAGAGGTGCAACAGATGGCTCATTTTGTAACTTTCAATAAGAAGTATATTACACCAAGGATATATGAATACACGTAAATGCAGATGAAAGTCTAGATAGAGAGTTGAGAAATAACCTCTGGCAACTTTTTACGAAAAACAACTTCAAGTCTTGCATCAAGAGTATTCTCAAATACAATTTTTCCATCCCTAGAAGCCAATACTACACCTCCTGAGCTGAAAAGAAAGCAGGagaaataattataatttagaCAATACATAAGTTATTTCTTGAGAAAAATATCCAAGTACCAAAGCAGAGACAGTTATCAGTATTTAGTTGATTGGCTGCGGTTCACTATAATATGGCACAGACAAATCATTGTTTTGCATGTTCCTATTTGTGAAAGTAAGACCAGAATCTATCAGTAAGTACCAGAAAGGCCCATGTGCATTATGATGGGAAGGAGCAGGAGGAAGGTTGACATCATCGACTACTATCTCAGGAGGATGAACTTTTGCCTTCTCTGCATACTCCTCCTTTGCTGAGTTCAAAACAGAGTTTACCAATTGCACGTCATCTTTACGGCAGCGCAACAACACAGATGGCTCTTTCAGCCTTAGCAAACTCTGAAATGCAAATACATATTTCAACAGATGTGGCAATGAGTCAGACCTCAAGCTGGTATATTCAAAATGAATGACAAAAATAAtctcaacaacaaaaataaggTTATTCTGATATCATTCAAACTTCCAACATAAATAGTAACTCGCATCTGCTGCAAACTTGATCCATGAACTTCaacatttgaaaaataaatagtTTAAGGGTGTAGGGTGTGCTTTTTTTTAGTCTCGTGCAACTAGAAAAGTTGAACGTCACAAATTGTTTTGAATAATGACAAAAATTAGGTAATATCATTATTCAAAATTGTGAGAGAGAGTGACACCGCTGAAAAGCCAACAGTCTGTTTTTTGTAAGAAGTCACATCAACCAACCGAAGAATTAACtgtaaatttcaaaaaaatgcATCTACCAATGTTTCAATTAGAATTCAGTACCTagctataattttttaaaaatcagtACCTGACACATCTATACATTTAGTTTTAACTACCCATAAAGCAAACtttacatttttaccctttattatttaaataaatatattattttatccacaaaaattatatcatttttctccatttaaaatataattttaacaaaatattgtttctcaattatcatggaataaaagtaaatacttattttgacatACAAAGTACCTATTATGGGGTTtcagatacttgatttcgcTCTTTGAATACTCCGAATATATAagaaaatactatattttcgaGCATTCACCATAAATTCAGTCATTGTTGGTCTTTCATGAAAAATACATTAGGATGAtttattcatgtcattttatttttttaaaaaaaaaacataggtcatcattcatcatgaaataagattaagTATTTATTTTGACCAACAAAATACCTATTCTGGAGTTCCAAATGCTTGATTTTACTCTTTGAATACTCCAAATGTGTAAGAAAATACTGGATCTTCAAGCTATCacaataaattcaataattgttggtattttcattgaaaatacattaagatgacttattcatgtcatctaatttttgaaaaaacacaGTTTCTCGCTCATTGTTGAATTAGAAAAATTACTTATTTTGATCGATAAAATACCTATTTCCGTGttccaaatatttgatttggctaTTTGAATACTTCAAATGTGTAAGAAAATACTTAAGTTTCAAGTAATATTACGTGAATTTTGATTGtgtcatttgtgaagttaaaGTGTGATACTTAAATTGGTACACATAGTATCTAATTAAAGTATATAAATACACGATTTGAACCCGTAAATACTCATATCCAATTATTTGAGGATgccaaaatataatttgaagttaatattaaGTGACACCGATTATGATATTCGTGAAGCAAAAATGTGATACCtgaattaatacaaataatacataattcgagttcataaacatttgattttaccttttaaatactcaaattcgattgagtatgtcaaaatatataatttgaagataatattgaatattttttgatgatgagatttgggaaTAAAAAACGTGCTACCTAAATTGGTACGATTAGTACCTAATTTAATTTCACATATACTTGATTTACCCTTTTAAGactcaattttgattattttaggatataaaaaatataatttcaagTAATATTAAGTGATTTTTGATGTGTTatttgtgaagttaaaatgtGATACCTTAATTAGTGCAAAAAATATCTAATTCGAATCTACCAATACTTTATTTTACTCCCTAAATGAGAagtattttaatttgagtttgcaaatacttgatttcgttaatgagatactcacaatatgtattaaaataccgGATATTCGAAtaagcaacgtaagttcaccaaatgttGGTATTTTTATGGaagatacatttggatgacatattcatctcatttaataatttaaaaaaaacgaattctcaaataaacatgaaaattttaagtacttagttttacttgagaattacctaatttgagtttgcaaatacttgatttcgtaaatgagatgctcataatatgtattaaaatactaggTATTCGAATAgacaacgtaagttcaccaaggattgatatttctatggaataagcatttggatgacatattcatatcagttaatattttttctgtaaaagaaAAAACAGATTCCCAACTAagcataaaaatttaaagtatttgtttttatttgagaAGTACGTAATTTGAGATTGCAAATATTTAATTTGGtacatgagatactcataatatgtaatagaatactggatattcgaatatgcaacgtaagctCACCAAGTGTTTATATTTCCTTGGAAGATGAATTTGGATGAtatattcatctcatttaatattttttttgtaaaaaaaaaacaatttctcAACTAagtattgaaattttaaaatacttatttttactTAATAAGTATCTAATGTGATACCTgaattgtaaggtccgagattatatcattttaatacgagattatttaatttacgaatcttggaataataaattaaattccatgatttttgtaattaattaggattgaaattgaattaaaagattgagcggggaccgatttgcaaatagtgaaaagttgagggactaaagtgcaattatgaCTTGAATATGACACTTGTCCTTGCATGCAAATATATAATGTATATGTTCTTCATTCCTACGAGACCAACAGCAAAGAAAATCGAGAAAGTCCCTCAAAGCTTTAATGTTGCTTAgattttgattttgaaggatccgtacgtctgattttgaatccgagtgcaGTACCGTaatcctctcgacacgagctacaactggacgtaagttttattgagttctggtatcatttgaaaatatgatgttgtaggaatttgatataattcatatatgatgttcttgacatgttagacatcatagaatcgaagtcagatcaagTGATactgtattgacgggaatatcgggattgtgccgttatgccgttgatttgaattaattcagattaatcagattcagtgttgatttgagaatgaaatattgatattatgattctcgatatatcgtttcagatttacagagacagtcttgagttcagaactgatactgcttcagaccgagactacgaacggaaggtataagtcaatgtggtattgggagatcgacttgagtcggtttagacttgagtttccctaaatcacatactttactttattgcattgatatttgcattgatttgactgatgtacttgttctcttgaattatagatagcaggtattagacgagtaatcttgtgacagtgcctgatagtggtgggatcgccacgggcacattgcacgatgtcacaggatagtgtagaaatcttgggacggaagtgcctgacagtggcgggatcgccacgagcacattgcacgatgtctcaagataggatattagcgatagagctacagtccatgacggttaggtcaggacaccggatgtttggttatatcgagtaaataggattggaattcttctattacggaattcgatataggaataccatatttggttatatcgagtaatggaattactgttccttctattacggaattcgatatg contains:
- the LOC140831059 gene encoding uncharacterized protein, with amino-acid sequence MFSRSLSTAACLPDFNYHPKCEPLRITHLAYADDLLLFSRGDIGSVSIIVDSLKELLRISYYSPLLDKLSSKINAWPRKSLSHIVRLELIRSVLQGVECYWMSILPLPDGVIEKIYGLCRSFFWLSKQPSISWKKICRPIESGRLGLRDLRAWNKALLSKVLWNIHEKKDTLWIKWVNLYYFNDFWSWKPKRDDSPLLKFLVNRDKLTPSMGSTDEAKAMLSGWNEGTNSLLKAYLWFSPNQLIWPWKPLVWKSNTISKHRFSLWLFAHQKFLNKDRQPYVLDKVCVLCNQFVESFDHLFFQCPLTKYVWNRVREWLGLRKTMGSATALLAAFRSTYRGSSRVEKMRIAAIAATIYFIRDMRNRKLFDDDMVPCDRVVRKIQIAWYTNCGDVGLDLHC
- the LOC140831060 gene encoding uncharacterized protein is translated as MTYKPSFKKIEVPDEMEDAAECDKAMHKEQNTDESSKVDGDGTNAQKKHGIKSFASLFKDNRSLIEASMLNFIAPPVGEVEIGIEEIDSVEKSFGYCLVGYVMGPRLSPFAVLNFIKGWGGNVEFLFKDNGWIKFQFPNELERERVLDGGPYTILGRQLLFKKLPSCFLFTKEDMVFYLLGCRSLGSLQTAGQNLP